In the Emys orbicularis isolate rEmyOrb1 chromosome 3, rEmyOrb1.hap1, whole genome shotgun sequence genome, one interval contains:
- the MGME1 gene encoding mitochondrial genome maintenance exonuclease 1 has translation MNAPNGRKKTLFNHLYMLLLGMKSLELLTRKSGRLKMLLTEHFCKNQVPCVCLCISSYLCSKKKKENGYDQVDQERYMNLVRSVTSSKASPQTPETLFEEDNLIYGPVSKFKSPVKDVEAKIPKNWVPLVNSNKRTLPPNSDRKHLLKIGLQRHKVPSVTSVLQQTMPLDQAFYLKRWKQRMILELGKDGFAEYTKNIFLQGKLFHAALESVFLSEEVPLKEQEKDTTVSGYLASVQHVLRDISGVKALESAVHHETLHYLGLVDCVAEYRGQLCVIDWKTSEKSKPYLRNTFDNPLQVAAYTGAINHDANYDFQVSCGLIVVSYKDGSPAHPHFMDSDLCSQYWNKWLLRLEEYTEKEKNSAIETS, from the exons ATGAATGCTCCTAATGGAAGAAAGAAAACTCTGTTTAACCATCTATACATGCTGCTTCTGGGAATGAAATCCCTCGAGCTATTAACCAGAAAATCTGGGAGACTAAAAATGCTGTTGAcagaacatttttgcaaaaatcaaGTCCCGTGTGTGTGCCTGTGTATCTCCTCCTACCTTTGCAGCAAGAAGAAAAAAGAGAATGGTTATGATCAAGTTGACCAAGAAAGATACATGAACTTGGTCCGTTCTGTCACATCTTCCAAAGCCAGCCCTCAGACACCGGAAACATTGTTTGAAGAAGATAATCTGATATATGGACCAGTGAGTAAGTTTAAGTCTCCAGTTAAGGATGTTGAAGCAAAAATTCCAAAAAATTGGGTCCCTCTGGTAAACTCCAATAAAAGAACTTTGCCTCCAAACAGTGACCGAAAGCACCTGCTGAAAATCGGTTTACAAAGGCACAAGGTGCCCAGTGTGACGAGTGTTCTTCAGCAGACCATGCCTTTGGATCAGGCATTCTACCTGAAGAGGTGGAAGCAGCGGATGATTCTGGAACTTGGAAAAGATGGTTTTGCAGAATATACCAAAA ACATCTTCCTTCAAGGAAAACTATTCCATGCAGCTTTGGAATCTGTCTTTTTGTCTGAAGAGGTTCCGTTGAAGGAGCAGGAAAAAGATACCACGGTCTCTGGCTACTTAGCAAGTGTGCAGCATGTCCTGAGAGACATCAGTGGAGTAAAAGCTCTTGAAAGTGCAGTTCATCATGAGACTCTTCACTATTTAGGCCTTGTGGATTGTGTGGCTGAGTATCG AGGCCAGTTATGTGTGATTGACTGGAAGACTTCAGAGAAATCAAAGCCGTATCTCCGGAACACATTTGACAACCCACTACAGGTTGCAGCATATACCGGAGCCATAAACCATGATGCTAATTATGACTTCCAG GTTAGTTGTGGACTCATTGTGGTTTCTTATAAAGATGGCTCCCCTGCACATCCACATTTCATGGACTCGGATCTGTGCTCTCAGTATTGGAACAAATGGCTCCTGCGCCTTGAAGAATacacagagaaggaaaaaaacagtGCAATTGAGACAAGTTAG